From the genome of Kwoniella bestiolae CBS 10118 chromosome 5, complete sequence, one region includes:
- a CDS encoding phosphoribosylamine-glycine ligase yields MSEITSFPPPPTALSILLLGSGGREHALAYKLAQSKRVSKIYVCPGNGGTALMGGKVSNLSIPWGPPPSFSPIIEFAQKENIDLVVPGPEQPLVDGVEGAFKKIGIPVFGPSPAAAMLEGSKSLSKEFMFRHNIPTAQFRSFTSNQYSQAVGYIQSNPFSSGRCVIKASGLAAGKGVLIPETNEEALEALKSVMVDREFGDAGDEVVVEEYLTGPEISVLAFSDGYTIIPMPAAQDHKRIGEGDSGPNTGGMGAYAPAPVATKEVMERVVKESLESTIKGMREDGYPFVGMLFTGFMLTPDGPKVLEYNVRFGDPETQALMLLLDDETDLAEVMLAAVERRLDSVKLGYRDGYAVSVVLASEGYPGKYPKGVPMTINPDMPTGVHVFHAGTAIKDDTGVTDGGRVLAVCASGSTLREAVDLAYAGVDQISWKGKTYRRDIAYRALSSEPTPSSQSAPSGGLTYAAAGVSITAGNDLVEAIKPVVKATRRPGADSNIGGFGGAFDLAACGYEDPILVSGTDGVGTKLRVALDYGKHSTVGIDLVAMSVNDLIVQGAEPLYFLDYYACSKLDVPVATDVITGIAEGCLQAGCALIGGETAEMPGMYHTDDYDLAGFAVGVVERRQLLPSNDIRESDVLIALSSSGPHSNGYSLIRKIVSLSGLSLTDNAPWVRGSQKVGDALLEPTKIYIKSLLPGIKKGLFKGMSHITGGGFTENIPRIFDGDLGVELDLDSYNLPEIWKWLMKTGQVEAKEMVRTFNCGVGMVIVVDKSKVDEALSSLRENGEEGWVIGRVVAGKGVRYTGLERFGQ; encoded by the exons ATGTCAGAgatcacctccttcccacctcctccaacggccctctccatcctcctcctcggaTCGGGAGGTCGAGAACATGCCCTAGCCTACAAACTCGCCCAATCCAAACGGGTCTCAAAGATCTACGTCTGTCCAGGAAACGGTGGCACAGCCCTaatgggagggaaggtatCCAACCTCTCTATCCCATGGGGTCCTCCACCCTCGTTCTCACCTATCATCGAATTCGCCCAGAAAGAAAATATAGATCTAGTTGTACCTGGCCCGGAGCAGCCCCTGGTAGATGGAGTAGAAGGGGCGTTCAAGAAGATTGGTATCCCCGTATTTGGACCTTCCCCAGCTGCAGCTATGTTAGAGGGATCCAAATCTTTGTCTAAGGAATTCATGTTCCGACATAATATCCCCACTGCGCAATTCCGCTCATTCACTTCCAACCAATATTCACAGGCCGTGGGATATATCCAGTCcaacccattctcatctGGACGATGTGTGATTAAAGCGTCTGGTCTGGCTGCGGGTAAGGGAGTGTTGATACCCGAGACCAACGAGGAGGCTTTGGAAGCTTTGAAGAGCGTTATGGTAGATAGAGAATTCGGAGATGCGGGTGACGAAGTTGTAGTTGAAGAATACCTTACTGGACCGGAAATTAGCGTACTGGCTTTCTCAGATGGATATACTATCATTCCTATGCCTGCTGCTCAGGATCACAAGAGGATAGGAGAGGGGGATAGCGGACCTAATACAGGTGGGATGGGGGCTTACGCTCCTGCTCCTGTGGCTACTAAGGAGGTTATGGAGAGAGTAGTGAAGGAGAGTTTGGAATCTACCATCAAGGGAatgagagaggatg GCTACCCCTTCGTCGGTATGCTCTTCACTGGATTCATGTTGACTCCCGATGGACCAAAGGTACTAGAATACAACGTTAGGTTCGGTGATCCCGAGACTCAGGCTTTGATGTTGcttttggatgatgagactgATCTTGCTGAGGTGATGCTG GCCGCCGTGGAAAGACGACTTGACTCTGTCAAACTTGGTTACAGAGATGGATATGCCGTCTCAGTCGTTCTCGCCTCAGAAGGATACCCAGGTAAATACCCCAAGGGTGTACCAATGACTATCAACCCTGATATGCCAACGG GCGTCCACGTCTTCCACGCCGGTACAGCCATCAAGGACGACACGGGCGTCACAGACGGTGGTCGAGTGCTCGCCGTCTGCGCATCAGGCTCAACACTCAGAGAAGCAGTCGATCTCGCCTATGCGGGTGTCGACCAGATCTCATGGAAAGGCAAGACCTACAGACGAGATATAGCTTATCGAGCCCTTTCCTCTGAacccaccccttcttcccaatCCGCCCCATCCGGAGGATTAACCTACGCCGCAGCAGGAGTATCCATAACTGCAGGAAACGATTTAGTGGAAGCTATCAAACCCGTTGTGAAAGCCACGCGAAGACCCGGTGCAGATTCCAATAtcggtggattcggtggaGCCTTCGACCTCGCTGCATGCGGATACGAAGACCCAATTTTGGTATCTGGTACCGACGGGGTTGGAACCAAATTGCGAGTGGCGCTGGATTATGGGAAACACTCCACGGTTGGTATTGACCTGGTGGCCATGTCGGTGAACGACCTGATCGTGCAGGGTGCCGAACCGCTCTATTTCTTAGATTACTATGCTTGTTCCAAGCTTGACGTACCTGTCGCTACCGACGTGATCACTGGTATAGCTGAGGGGTGTCTCCAAGCTGGATGTGCGTTGATTGGAGGGGAGACAGCAGAGATGCCGGGAATGTACCATACAGACGATTATGATCTGGCCGGATTCGCTGTAGGTGTGGTAGAACGAAGACAACTTCTCCCCTCGAACGATATTAGGGAATCCGACGTTCTCATTGCCCTATCCTCTAGTGGACCTCATTCCAACGGTTATTCCCTTATTAGGAAGATCGTGTCCCTCTCTGGACTGAGTCTGACGGACAACGCCCCATGGGTTAGGGGGAGTCAGAAAGTTGGAGACGCCTTGTTGGAACCTACCAAGATATACATCAAGTCGCTCTTACCGGGAATCAAGAAGGGTTTATTCAAGGGAATGTCACATATCACAGGAGGGGGATTCACCGAGAACATACCTAGGatatttgatggtgatttgggtgtAGAGTTGGATCTAGACAGTTATAATTTACCGGAAATTTGGAAATGGCTCATGAAGACTGGGCAGGTCGAGGCGAAGGAGATGGTCAGGACGTTCAATTgtggggtggggatggttattgttgttgataAGTCAAAGGTGGATGAGGCGTTGAGTAGTTTGAGAGagaatggagaggaagggtgggTTATTGGACGGGTGGTGGCTGGGAAGGGGGTTAGGTATACGGGGTTGGAGAGGTTTGGGCAGTAG